In Streptomyces nodosus, one DNA window encodes the following:
- a CDS encoding Gfo/Idh/MocA family oxidoreductase: MSASTPFRVLVCGTNFGRFYAEAARRRPGYALAGILSRGSAASRTYAQSLGVPFHTDVDDLPADIDAACVAVSSSISGGQGTELARALMDRGIHVLQEHPVHLTELTDNLRHARRRGVQYRLNTHYPHVAPVRAFIDAARRLVARQRPLFVDAATPVHLMHPLVDILGQAMGTLRPWRLADPAPLPAEIGPQPFRSLHGMFAGVPLTLRVHHQLDPSDRDNHAFHWHRISLGTEGGVLTLADTHGPVLWSPRLHIGRDTDRRFVLDGPGTGRLGLGTTAVVGNTGTFRTVFSDLWPEAIGNALDGLREAVEQGGDALGAGQYELAVCRVWTDLAARLGPPEIVRPAAPRPLAVSDVFPVPEQSGTHTDRPRSGRIPAGARPGTGHRRADTHPGSGTGPVRGRTVTAPGTVTAPGPVTAGSVGTPSDPAAPDQAPPGSVDPSSYTPSAEFFDLVAAEHTATASVPAIAALLAGADLGTGPVVDIGAGTGLVTEAVARARPDAEILACEPAVGMRAVLTSRVFSDPDLRSRVTVTADAAPDLDLPDQISVVLLCGVLGHLDADGRARLWRRLSRRLAPGGFVVIELMQFEEPLTLPETRLATATAGRHRYEWSFGGAPDETEDGVMRLHSTWRVYRDGATRAEREVHDSYRWAPFGLKDVADESGMTARALPTRPGAPPLAVLTRAPDAPNVLDLPNTRTAPDTSDAPHTATPLVPSPTDH, translated from the coding sequence GTGAGCGCTTCGACACCCTTCCGGGTGCTGGTCTGCGGCACCAACTTCGGCCGTTTCTACGCCGAGGCGGCACGCCGGCGCCCCGGATACGCGCTGGCCGGCATCCTGAGCCGGGGGTCGGCCGCCTCCCGGACGTATGCGCAGAGCCTGGGCGTCCCCTTCCACACGGACGTCGACGACCTCCCGGCCGACATCGACGCCGCCTGTGTGGCGGTGAGTTCCTCCATCTCGGGCGGCCAGGGAACCGAACTGGCCCGGGCACTCATGGATCGCGGCATCCATGTGCTCCAGGAACACCCCGTCCACCTCACCGAGTTGACGGACAACCTCAGACACGCCCGCCGCCGGGGCGTGCAGTACCGCCTCAACACCCACTACCCGCATGTCGCTCCGGTCCGCGCCTTCATCGACGCGGCCCGCCGGCTCGTCGCCCGACAGCGACCGCTGTTCGTGGACGCCGCCACCCCGGTCCATCTGATGCACCCCCTGGTGGACATCCTCGGACAGGCCATGGGCACCCTGCGGCCCTGGCGGCTGGCGGACCCGGCACCACTGCCCGCCGAGATCGGACCGCAGCCGTTCCGCTCCCTGCACGGCATGTTCGCCGGTGTACCCCTCACCCTGCGGGTGCATCACCAGCTCGATCCGTCCGACCGGGACAACCACGCCTTCCACTGGCACCGGATCTCCCTCGGCACGGAAGGCGGGGTGCTCACCCTGGCCGACACCCATGGGCCGGTCCTGTGGAGTCCCCGTCTGCACATCGGACGTGACACCGACCGGCGCTTCGTCCTGGACGGACCGGGCACCGGCCGCCTGGGGCTCGGCACCACGGCCGTCGTCGGAAACACGGGAACCTTCCGCACGGTCTTCTCCGACCTGTGGCCGGAGGCCATCGGGAACGCCCTCGACGGGCTCCGCGAGGCCGTCGAACAAGGGGGCGACGCACTGGGGGCGGGCCAGTACGAGCTGGCCGTGTGCCGCGTCTGGACCGACCTCGCGGCACGGCTCGGCCCGCCCGAGATCGTCCGGCCGGCCGCCCCGCGGCCCCTGGCGGTCAGCGATGTCTTCCCTGTTCCGGAGCAGAGCGGCACCCACACGGACCGCCCCCGCTCCGGCCGGATCCCGGCCGGAGCCCGTCCCGGCACCGGACACCGGCGTGCGGACACGCACCCCGGCAGCGGTACCGGCCCGGTCCGGGGCCGGACGGTCACCGCTCCCGGGACGGTCACCGCCCCCGGGCCGGTCACGGCCGGCTCCGTGGGCACCCCGTCCGATCCGGCCGCACCCGACCAGGCTCCGCCCGGTTCCGTGGACCCCTCGTCCTACACCCCGTCGGCGGAGTTCTTCGACCTCGTCGCCGCCGAGCACACCGCGACCGCGAGCGTGCCCGCGATCGCCGCGCTCCTGGCCGGTGCCGACCTCGGCACCGGGCCGGTGGTCGACATCGGCGCCGGCACCGGACTGGTGACCGAGGCGGTCGCCCGGGCCCGGCCGGACGCGGAGATCCTCGCCTGTGAACCGGCCGTCGGGATGCGCGCCGTGCTCACCAGCCGGGTGTTCAGCGATCCGGACCTGCGTTCCCGGGTCACCGTGACCGCGGACGCCGCCCCCGACCTGGACCTCCCGGACCAGATCAGCGTGGTGCTGCTCTGCGGGGTCCTCGGCCATCTCGACGCGGACGGACGGGCCCGGCTGTGGCGGCGGTTGTCCCGGAGGCTGGCCCCCGGCGGGTTCGTGGTGATCGAACTCATGCAGTTCGAGGAGCCGTTGACCCTCCCCGAGACCAGGCTCGCCACCGCCACCGCCGGACGGCACCGCTACGAGTGGTCGTTCGGCGGAGCACCGGACGAGACGGAGGACGGCGTGATGCGCCTGCACTCCACCTGGCGCGTCTACCGGGACGGCGCCACGCGGGCGGAGCGTGAGGTGCATGACTCCTACCGCTGGGCGCCCTTCGGACTGAAGGACGTGGCGGACGAGTCCGGCATGACCGCACGCGCCCTGCCCACCCGCCCCGGAGCACCCCCGCTGGCCGTACTCACCCGGGCCCCGGACGCGCCGAACGTTTTGGACCTGCCGAACACACGGACCGCGCCGGACACCTCCGACGCCCCGCACACCGCCACCCCCCTTGTCCCTTCCCCCACCGACCACTGA
- a CDS encoding non-ribosomal peptide synthetase, protein MNIAELLARYADDGVVLWAQDGQLRFRAPQGRLTDTHRAELRTHKEAILRHLEAGQPALHADPENRHEPFPLTDIQAAYLIGRTDAYAYGGVGCHAYVELEYPDLDVDRVTAVWRELVQRHDMLRAVIHHDGYQQVLPDVPALDVPADDLTALPAAEAEAEVGRTRARLSAREAPTDQWPLFEVRVTRTAERAVLHLAFDMLVVDHAGLRILLAEFQRRYGGAALSAAPRITFRDYVLARRALADTDGHARDRAYWTERLDTLPPAPELPLAEAWEAAVSDPGEADRTPALGDPVAFRRREVLLPAADRDRLTERAARRGLTVSTALLTAYAETVGAWSRTSRFTLNVPTVDRPALHEDIDRLIGDFTSLELLAVDLDAPAAFAERTRAVGQQLLEDLAHPLFTGSEVLAELSRRAGAPVLMPVVFTSALGSGATSEGVPPEVTYAVTRTPQVWLDCQVMHRGEALSLSWDIREGALGHGVADAMFEAYTALVRSLSAEGKAGEAAWDAPARIALPEAQTARRHAVNATEGPLPDALLHEPVLARARATPDAIAVRTPELAFTYRELLARASGLAEALTASGLRPGEPVALWMDKGWEQVVAVLGTLMAGGAYLPVDTAQPPARRDTIIADAGVRTVLTQSWLAELEDLPASVSAVAVDFVGEATADGTTLAVQRDPDDLAYVIYTSGSTGTPKGVMISHRAALNTVEDINRRFAVSERDRVLGIAGLGFDLSVYDLFGPLAVGATLVLPRADRRGDPSHWAELVRDFGVTVWNSVPGQLHMLCDWLRSEPPTEDGSLRLALISGDWIPVALPDQARELLPGLEIISLGGATEGSIWSIAHPIGEVDTARPSIPYGKPLTNQTFAVLDRHLRPRPEWVPGELYIGGAGVALGYLGDEERTAQRFLTDPVTGERLYRTGDLGRYLPDGTIEFLGREDAQVKIRGYRVELAEVEAAVQAHPAVAAGAVVVDDSAAGGRRLAAFVETARKDGGAAPEEDGTARRDGGERAATSREQARAAAADAVREASAAVDSARLGDFLAALDEVALAEMTRVLAASGVFDEGAARTTEEVGTALRATPRHRHIVRRWLRALAARDRLTHQDTDDTYTGLVPVPEPERERGWRTAAGLEQEIGWSTELLTVMRTCAERLPELISGEVGIRDLLFPGAATDAADAAYRDNLAIRHLNRAVVAALREIAASHTGEERLRVLEVGGGVGGTTGELVPVLAKYGVDYLFTDASAFFLSEARERFADHSWVRYQRFDVDEAPRAQHLLPNTFDVVVCANTLHAAADADAAVGRLRELLVPGGQLVFVENTRDENLPLLVSMEFLEVSGRAWTDVREHTGQSFLTHTQWRELLDAHAASEVTSLPDARDALALTGQEVFIATMKDDRHHVPVGELVRTAANRLPEYMLPSVWQVVDTLPRTANGKTDRARLRTWLPRESAPVVVDERPKDDLESGLADLWSELLAVERVTRNDDFFDLGGDSLLVARMVGRLRERVPQAADLEWEVVLRHMLRRPTVAGLAGFLRGLAGPQDAETSGAVRTDPVIHLHGARSDDEPTTVLVHAGTATIMPYRALITEIRRRSPGLAEVVGVEVPDLDGFLAAPPEGLIEQLAADYARALTADGRSRFHVVGYCLGGLIATEVARNLAESGAAVESLTVISSHSPRFRLDDELLAEYSFAVMMGIDPAELGFPDDQYRVAAAADAVLAGSPGVLPDGGLAALPEEFEDVASSFRRLTDVPRVTRIARMCEAVPASAGTYEPDHMTRLFLAFRQSVFAITRYDAEPYAGDITFLRHDGAYPFPGSKDAVTAYWEELTLGDLDIVDIGGDHYSCLSVEHAPGILKTLGELTEGAITR, encoded by the coding sequence GTGAACATCGCTGAACTGCTGGCCCGCTACGCCGACGACGGCGTGGTGCTGTGGGCCCAGGACGGACAACTGCGTTTCCGGGCCCCCCAGGGCCGGCTCACCGACACGCACCGGGCCGAACTGCGCACACACAAGGAAGCCATCCTCCGTCACCTGGAGGCCGGGCAGCCCGCGCTGCACGCCGACCCCGAGAACCGCCACGAACCCTTCCCGCTGACGGACATCCAGGCCGCCTACCTCATCGGCCGCACCGACGCCTACGCCTACGGGGGCGTCGGCTGCCACGCCTATGTCGAACTGGAATACCCCGACCTGGACGTGGACCGTGTCACCGCCGTGTGGCGCGAGCTGGTCCAGCGGCACGACATGCTCCGCGCCGTCATCCACCACGACGGCTACCAGCAGGTGCTGCCCGACGTGCCCGCCCTCGACGTCCCGGCCGACGACCTGACCGCGCTCCCGGCAGCCGAGGCCGAGGCGGAGGTGGGGCGCACCCGGGCGCGGCTCTCCGCACGCGAGGCGCCCACCGACCAGTGGCCGCTCTTCGAGGTGCGGGTGACCCGGACCGCCGAACGGGCCGTACTCCACCTCGCCTTCGACATGCTCGTCGTCGACCACGCCGGCCTGCGCATCCTGCTCGCCGAGTTCCAGCGGCGCTACGGCGGCGCCGCCCTCTCCGCGGCACCGCGGATCACCTTCCGCGACTACGTCCTGGCCCGCCGCGCCCTCGCCGACACCGACGGCCACGCCCGCGACCGTGCCTACTGGACCGAACGGCTCGACACTCTGCCGCCCGCCCCCGAGCTGCCCCTCGCCGAAGCCTGGGAAGCCGCCGTGAGCGACCCGGGGGAAGCTGACCGCACCCCGGCCCTCGGCGACCCGGTGGCGTTCCGCCGGCGGGAGGTCCTGCTGCCCGCGGCCGACCGGGACCGGCTCACCGAACGGGCCGCGCGGCGCGGGCTCACCGTGTCGACGGCCCTGCTCACGGCGTACGCCGAGACGGTCGGCGCCTGGTCGCGCACCAGCCGGTTCACCCTCAATGTGCCCACCGTCGACCGGCCCGCCCTGCACGAGGACATCGACCGCCTCATCGGTGACTTCACCTCGCTCGAACTGCTCGCCGTCGACCTCGACGCCCCGGCCGCCTTCGCCGAGCGGACCAGGGCCGTGGGGCAGCAGCTCCTCGAAGACCTGGCTCATCCGCTGTTCACCGGCTCGGAGGTGCTCGCCGAGCTCTCCCGGAGGGCCGGCGCCCCGGTGCTGATGCCGGTCGTCTTCACCAGCGCCCTGGGCAGCGGCGCCACCTCCGAGGGCGTACCCCCCGAGGTGACGTACGCCGTGACCCGGACGCCGCAGGTGTGGCTCGACTGCCAGGTCATGCACCGCGGCGAGGCACTGAGCCTGTCCTGGGACATCCGGGAGGGCGCGCTCGGTCACGGCGTGGCCGACGCCATGTTCGAGGCGTACACGGCCCTTGTACGGTCGCTGTCGGCCGAGGGCAAGGCCGGTGAGGCCGCCTGGGACGCACCGGCCCGTATCGCCCTGCCCGAGGCGCAGACGGCCCGCCGTCACGCGGTCAACGCCACCGAGGGGCCCCTGCCGGACGCCCTGCTCCACGAACCCGTACTCGCCCGGGCGCGGGCCACCCCGGACGCGATCGCGGTCCGCACACCCGAACTGGCCTTCACCTACCGGGAGCTGCTCGCCCGTGCGAGCGGTCTCGCCGAGGCGCTGACGGCGTCCGGACTGCGCCCCGGGGAGCCGGTGGCCCTCTGGATGGACAAGGGCTGGGAGCAGGTCGTCGCCGTCCTCGGCACCCTCATGGCGGGCGGCGCCTATCTGCCCGTCGACACGGCCCAGCCGCCGGCCCGCCGGGACACGATCATCGCGGACGCGGGCGTCCGCACGGTCCTCACCCAGTCCTGGCTCGCCGAACTCGAAGACCTCCCGGCGAGTGTGTCGGCCGTCGCCGTGGACTTCGTCGGGGAAGCCACCGCGGACGGTACGACACTCGCCGTCCAGCGGGATCCGGACGACCTCGCCTATGTCATCTACACCTCGGGCTCCACCGGCACGCCCAAGGGCGTGATGATCAGCCACCGGGCCGCCCTCAACACCGTCGAGGACATCAACCGCCGCTTCGCCGTCTCCGAGCGCGACCGTGTCCTCGGCATCGCGGGACTCGGCTTCGACCTGTCCGTCTACGACCTGTTCGGGCCGCTCGCCGTGGGCGCCACCCTGGTCCTGCCCCGGGCCGACCGGCGCGGCGACCCCTCCCACTGGGCCGAACTCGTCCGCGACTTCGGCGTCACGGTGTGGAACTCCGTGCCCGGCCAGCTCCATATGCTGTGCGACTGGCTCCGCTCCGAGCCCCCCACCGAGGACGGCTCGCTGCGGCTCGCGCTGATATCCGGCGACTGGATCCCGGTCGCGCTGCCCGACCAGGCGCGGGAACTCCTGCCGGGGCTCGAGATCATTTCCCTCGGCGGAGCCACCGAGGGTTCCATCTGGTCCATCGCCCACCCGATCGGCGAGGTGGACACCGCCCGCCCCAGCATCCCGTACGGCAAGCCCCTGACCAACCAGACGTTCGCCGTGCTCGACCGGCACCTGCGGCCACGCCCCGAGTGGGTTCCTGGCGAGCTGTACATCGGCGGCGCCGGCGTCGCCCTGGGCTACCTCGGCGACGAGGAACGCACCGCACAGCGGTTCCTCACCGACCCCGTCACCGGAGAGCGGCTCTACCGCACCGGCGACCTCGGGCGATACCTCCCCGACGGGACCATCGAGTTCCTGGGCCGGGAGGACGCCCAGGTCAAGATCCGCGGTTACCGGGTCGAACTCGCCGAGGTGGAGGCCGCCGTACAGGCCCACCCGGCGGTCGCCGCGGGCGCGGTCGTCGTCGACGACTCGGCGGCGGGCGGGCGACGTCTGGCCGCGTTCGTGGAGACGGCACGCAAGGACGGCGGGGCGGCACCCGAAGAGGACGGGACGGCGCGCCGGGACGGCGGTGAGCGTGCCGCGACGAGCCGGGAACAGGCGCGCGCGGCGGCCGCCGACGCCGTACGCGAGGCCTCCGCCGCCGTCGACTCCGCACGGCTCGGGGACTTCCTGGCCGCCCTCGACGAGGTGGCACTCGCCGAGATGACCCGCGTCCTCGCGGCCTCCGGTGTGTTCGACGAGGGCGCGGCACGCACGACGGAGGAGGTGGGCACGGCCCTGCGCGCCACGCCCCGCCACCGGCACATCGTGCGGCGCTGGCTGCGCGCCCTGGCCGCCCGGGACCGGCTCACCCACCAGGACACCGACGACACCTACACCGGTCTCGTACCCGTCCCGGAGCCCGAGAGGGAGCGCGGCTGGCGGACCGCCGCCGGGCTGGAGCAGGAGATCGGGTGGAGCACCGAACTGCTCACCGTCATGCGCACCTGCGCCGAGCGGCTGCCCGAGCTGATCTCCGGGGAGGTGGGCATCCGGGACCTGCTCTTCCCCGGCGCCGCCACGGACGCCGCGGACGCCGCCTACCGGGACAACCTCGCCATCCGGCACCTCAACCGCGCGGTGGTCGCCGCGCTGCGGGAGATCGCCGCGAGCCACACCGGCGAGGAGCGGCTGCGGGTGCTCGAGGTCGGCGGCGGCGTCGGCGGCACCACCGGCGAACTGGTGCCCGTCCTCGCCAAGTACGGGGTCGACTACCTCTTCACCGACGCCTCGGCGTTCTTCCTGAGCGAGGCCCGCGAGCGCTTCGCCGACCACTCCTGGGTCCGCTACCAGCGCTTCGACGTCGACGAGGCCCCCCGGGCCCAGCACCTGCTCCCCAACACCTTCGACGTGGTGGTCTGCGCCAATACCCTGCACGCCGCCGCCGATGCCGACGCCGCTGTGGGCAGGCTCCGGGAGCTGCTGGTACCGGGCGGACAGCTGGTGTTCGTGGAGAACACCCGCGACGAGAACCTCCCGCTGCTGGTCTCCATGGAGTTCCTGGAGGTCTCCGGCCGGGCGTGGACCGATGTACGCGAGCACACCGGCCAGTCCTTCCTCACTCACACCCAGTGGCGTGAACTCCTCGACGCACACGCCGCGTCCGAGGTCACCTCGCTGCCCGACGCCCGGGACGCCCTGGCCCTCACCGGGCAGGAGGTGTTCATCGCCACGATGAAGGACGACCGGCACCATGTGCCGGTGGGCGAGCTGGTCCGCACGGCGGCCAACCGGCTCCCGGAGTACATGCTCCCGTCGGTGTGGCAGGTCGTCGACACCCTGCCCCGCACGGCCAACGGCAAGACCGACCGGGCGCGGCTGCGGACCTGGCTGCCCCGGGAGAGCGCACCGGTCGTGGTGGACGAGCGGCCGAAGGACGACCTGGAGAGCGGCCTCGCCGATCTGTGGTCCGAGCTCCTCGCGGTCGAACGGGTCACCCGCAACGACGACTTCTTCGACCTCGGCGGCGACTCGCTCCTGGTGGCCCGGATGGTGGGCCGGCTCCGCGAACGCGTACCGCAGGCGGCGGACCTGGAGTGGGAGGTCGTCCTGCGCCATATGCTGCGCCGCCCCACGGTCGCCGGTCTCGCCGGGTTCCTGCGCGGCCTGGCCGGCCCGCAGGACGCCGAGACGTCCGGTGCGGTGCGCACGGACCCGGTGATCCATCTGCACGGCGCCCGTTCGGACGACGAGCCGACGACCGTGCTGGTGCACGCCGGAACCGCGACGATCATGCCGTACCGGGCGCTGATCACCGAGATCAGACGCCGCTCGCCGGGCCTCGCCGAGGTCGTCGGCGTGGAGGTCCCGGACCTGGACGGGTTCCTCGCCGCTCCGCCCGAAGGGCTCATCGAGCAGCTGGCGGCCGACTACGCGCGGGCCCTGACGGCGGACGGCCGGAGCCGCTTCCATGTCGTGGGCTACTGCCTGGGCGGTCTGATCGCCACCGAGGTGGCCCGCAATCTGGCCGAGTCCGGGGCAGCGGTGGAGAGCCTCACCGTCATCAGCAGCCACAGCCCCCGCTTCCGGCTGGACGACGAACTGCTCGCCGAGTACTCCTTCGCCGTCATGATGGGCATCGACCCGGCCGAACTCGGCTTCCCCGACGACCAGTACCGGGTGGCCGCGGCGGCCGACGCCGTCCTGGCCGGCAGTCCCGGCGTCCTGCCGGACGGCGGACTCGCCGCGCTGCCCGAGGAGTTCGAGGACGTCGCGAGCTCTTTCCGGCGACTGACCGACGTCCCCCGCGTCACCCGTATCGCCCGGATGTGCGAGGCGGTGCCCGCATCGGCCGGCACCTATGAGCCCGACCATATGACGCGGCTCTTCCTCGCCTTCCGTCAGAGCGTCTTCGCCATCACCCGCTACGACGCCGAACCCTACGCGGGCGACATCACCTTCCTGCGGCACGACGGCGCCTACCCCTTCCCGGGAAGCAAGGACGCCGTCACCGCCTACTGGGAGGAACTCACCCTGGGCGACCTGGACATCGTCGACATCGGCGGCGACCACTACAGCTGCCTCTCGGTCGAGCACGCGCCCGGCATCCTCAAGACCCTCGGCGAGCTGACCGAGGGGGCGATCACCCGATGA
- a CDS encoding thioesterase II family protein: protein MTASPSASARAARADSPWIRRWNDGAASRLTLICLPHAGGSAGFYRPWAALMPPEAELLGIQYPGREDRLEEPEVADMGELVTAVADAVLPLLDRPYALFGHSMGSAVAWELAHELDRRGAPAPRRLFASGRAAPGTAVTGQLHRQDDDVLGAELGRLGGTSREVLDDPGLRAMILGTVRHDYRIIETYRPAPRPPLSCPIHVLTGSADPELGADRCRDRAGGWADLTTARTEVRVFPGDHFYLTPRRHEVVATVLRRMDPSLTTGARTWPSTP, encoded by the coding sequence GTGACCGCCTCGCCGAGCGCCTCCGCGCGTGCCGCCCGTGCGGACAGCCCGTGGATCAGGCGGTGGAACGACGGGGCCGCGTCCCGGCTCACGCTGATCTGCCTGCCCCACGCGGGCGGCAGCGCGGGCTTCTACCGACCCTGGGCTGCCCTGATGCCACCCGAGGCGGAACTCCTCGGCATCCAGTACCCGGGCCGTGAGGACCGCCTCGAGGAACCGGAGGTCGCCGACATGGGCGAGCTGGTGACCGCGGTGGCGGACGCCGTGCTGCCGCTGCTGGACCGGCCGTACGCCCTCTTCGGGCACAGCATGGGCTCCGCCGTCGCCTGGGAACTCGCCCACGAGCTGGACCGCCGCGGAGCACCGGCCCCGCGCCGGCTCTTCGCCTCGGGCCGGGCCGCCCCCGGCACGGCGGTGACCGGGCAGCTGCACCGCCAGGACGACGACGTACTGGGCGCGGAGCTGGGCCGGCTCGGCGGCACCAGCCGTGAGGTCCTCGACGACCCCGGGCTGCGCGCCATGATCCTCGGCACCGTACGCCACGACTACCGGATCATCGAGACATACCGGCCCGCCCCCCGGCCGCCGCTGTCCTGTCCCATCCATGTGCTGACCGGCAGCGCCGACCCGGAACTCGGCGCGGATCGCTGCCGCGACCGGGCCGGCGGCTGGGCGGATCTCACCACCGCCCGTACCGAGGTACGTGTCTTCCCCGGTGACCACTTCTATCTCACCCCGCGACGCCACGAGGTGGTCGCCACCGTGCTGCGCAGGATGGACCCCTCGCTGACCACGGGCGCACGCACCTGGCCGAGCACCCCATGA
- a CDS encoding saccharopine dehydrogenase NADP-binding domain-containing protein, with translation MTRNTMTRNTTTGNRPLIGVLGASGAVGRAAVRELRALGHTGLRLGGRTASALCAVAEEDPAGHDETVWADATAPDGLRAFTEGCDIVLNCVGPTYRLRATVASAALAAGAHCVDVAGDDPAAEDLLQDGDPARDGRTVVLSAGALPGLSSLLPRWLAGQGLDNASALTAHCGGLESCSPTVARDLMLSLTSGGADGAAYGEALAAVRGGRRVPRALRTAEDTEHEAFPGRVALQPYLSGESERLATVLGLDRLDWYNVHPGPAVRALLNLLPGRLAAGDDPARLADRLILAADLDLAGRRPYYVMDFALSGTASGQPATAGLTLRAASSYRLTAAVGALAVDAVLRAEVAAGVHFACDVLDPDTVVRHLRSQGVADLRLTGAAAGAAPAEQVEEGVL, from the coding sequence ATGACCCGGAACACGATGACCCGGAACACGACGACGGGGAACAGGCCCCTCATCGGAGTCCTGGGCGCCTCCGGGGCGGTCGGCCGGGCCGCCGTACGCGAACTGCGCGCCCTCGGCCACACCGGGCTCCGCCTGGGCGGCCGCACCGCGTCGGCGCTGTGCGCGGTCGCCGAGGAGGACCCCGCCGGCCACGACGAGACCGTATGGGCCGACGCCACCGCACCGGACGGCCTGCGCGCCTTCACCGAGGGCTGCGACATCGTGCTCAACTGCGTCGGCCCCACCTACCGGTTGCGCGCCACGGTAGCCTCGGCGGCACTCGCCGCCGGAGCGCACTGCGTCGACGTGGCCGGGGACGACCCGGCCGCCGAGGACCTCCTCCAGGACGGCGATCCGGCCCGCGACGGACGCACCGTCGTCCTGTCGGCGGGAGCCCTGCCCGGCCTGTCCAGTCTGCTGCCCCGCTGGCTCGCAGGTCAGGGCCTGGACAACGCCTCCGCGCTGACCGCGCACTGCGGTGGCCTGGAGAGCTGCTCGCCGACCGTGGCGCGCGACCTCATGCTCTCCCTCACCTCCGGAGGCGCGGACGGCGCGGCCTACGGCGAGGCGCTGGCGGCCGTCCGCGGTGGCCGGCGCGTCCCACGCGCCCTGCGCACGGCCGAGGACACCGAACACGAGGCATTCCCCGGCCGGGTGGCCCTGCAGCCCTATCTCAGCGGGGAGAGCGAACGACTCGCCACCGTCCTCGGCCTCGACCGACTCGACTGGTACAACGTCCACCCCGGGCCCGCCGTGCGCGCGCTGCTCAACCTTCTGCCGGGCCGCCTCGCCGCCGGGGACGACCCGGCCCGGCTGGCGGACCGGCTGATCCTCGCGGCCGACCTCGACCTGGCCGGACGCAGGCCCTACTACGTCATGGACTTCGCGCTGTCGGGCACCGCGTCCGGACAGCCGGCCACGGCGGGACTGACGCTGCGCGCCGCCAGCAGCTACCGGCTCACCGCGGCCGTGGGCGCGCTGGCGGTGGACGCGGTGCTCCGGGCCGAGGTAGCGGCGGGCGTGCACTTCGCCTGCGATGTGCTGGACCCCGACACCGTGGTGCGGCATCTGCGGTCCCAGGGGGTCGCGGACCTCCGGCTCACCGGGGCGGCGGCCGGCGCCGCCCCGGCCGAGCAGGTGGAAGAGGGCGTGCTGTGA
- a CDS encoding cytochrome P450 — protein sequence MRTPVSPTASDTPDEPTTDAVPGPAAGRRDFPIRRGCPFAAPAEYDAMRTDDPVARVTLPTKREAWVVTRYDDVRELLSDPRVSADIRRPNFPALGEGEQEAGARFRPFIRTDAPEHTRYRRMLLPVFTVRQVRAMRPAVQARVDEILDGMLAAGGPVDFVSAYANAVSTSVICELLGIPRENLEFFRDVTRISGSRHSTAEQVSGALGGLFGLLAELVAERREEPRDDLISKLVTEHLATGNVTMDQLLSTLGITINAGRETTTSMIALSTLLLLERPELMAELRGDIALMPAAVDELLRVLSVADSIPLRVAAEDIELSGRTVPADDGVIALLAGANHDPEQFDHPERVDFHRTDNHHVAFGYGVHQCIGQHLARLELEVALETLIRRVPTLRLAGDRDQIVVKHDSATFGLEELMVTW from the coding sequence ATGAGAACCCCTGTCTCCCCGACAGCCTCCGACACGCCCGACGAGCCCACCACGGATGCCGTGCCGGGCCCCGCCGCCGGGCGCCGGGACTTCCCGATCCGGCGTGGCTGCCCCTTCGCCGCACCCGCGGAGTACGACGCGATGCGCACCGACGACCCGGTCGCCCGTGTCACCCTGCCGACCAAGCGGGAGGCCTGGGTGGTGACCCGCTACGACGACGTACGCGAACTGCTCTCCGACCCGCGCGTCAGCGCCGACATCCGCCGCCCCAACTTCCCCGCGCTCGGCGAGGGCGAACAGGAGGCCGGGGCCAGGTTCCGGCCCTTCATCCGCACCGACGCCCCTGAGCACACCCGGTACCGGCGGATGCTCCTGCCGGTGTTCACGGTGCGCCAGGTCCGGGCGATGCGGCCCGCCGTGCAGGCACGGGTGGACGAGATCCTGGACGGCATGCTGGCCGCCGGCGGTCCGGTGGACTTCGTCTCCGCCTACGCCAACGCCGTCTCCACCTCGGTGATCTGTGAACTGCTCGGCATCCCCCGGGAGAACCTGGAGTTCTTCCGGGACGTCACCCGGATCTCCGGTTCGCGCCACAGCACCGCCGAACAGGTCTCCGGGGCGCTCGGCGGCCTCTTCGGGCTGCTCGCCGAGCTGGTCGCCGAGCGGCGGGAGGAACCGCGTGACGACCTGATCTCCAAGCTCGTCACCGAGCATCTGGCGACCGGCAATGTGACGATGGACCAGCTGCTCTCCACCCTCGGCATCACCATCAACGCCGGCCGCGAGACCACCACCAGCATGATCGCTCTGAGCACCCTGCTGCTCCTCGAACGGCCGGAGCTGATGGCGGAGTTGCGCGGCGACATCGCGCTGATGCCCGCCGCCGTCGACGAACTGCTGCGCGTCCTGTCCGTCGCCGACTCCATTCCGCTGCGCGTGGCCGCCGAGGACATCGAGCTGTCCGGCCGGACCGTCCCCGCCGACGACGGTGTCATCGCCCTGCTCGCCGGGGCCAACCACGACCCCGAGCAGTTCGACCACCCGGAGCGGGTCGACTTCCACCGGACCGACAACCACCATGTCGCCTTCGGTTACGGAGTGCACCAGTGCATCGGGCAGCACCTGGCGCGGCTGGAGCTGGAGGTCGCCCTGGAGACGCTCATCCGCCGCGTCCCCACCCTCCGCCTCGCGGGGGACCGCGACCAGATCGTGGTCAAGCACGACTCGGCCACCTTCGGCCTCGAAGAACTGATGGTGACCTGGTGA